Proteins encoded by one window of Cloeon dipterum chromosome 2, ieCloDipt1.1, whole genome shotgun sequence:
- the LOC135935897 gene encoding prolyl endopeptidase-like produces MAFNYPVARRDESVVDDFHGTKVTDPYRWLEDPESAECKEFVEKQNAITQPYLENFNYREEIKSRLTQLTNFPRYSCPSRHGDRYYFYNNSGLQNQNVLYVQDDLHGEASVFFDPNELSEDGTVALTDTEFSEDGKTMSYCLSKSGSDWNTIHFRDAETGRDYPEVLENVKFSPMLWSHDNKGIFYAIYPEQQGKADGSETDSTLYQKLYYHRLNTPQSEDVLVAEFPDEPRFRIGACVSDCGNYLIILPAKECKDNLVYFAEIGSLPDGPQGLLPLTQIVHKLDSDYKYVTNVGSKCIFRTNKDAPNYRLVTIDLENPNMDQWRTLVAEHPKDVLDWAVLSNKDKLVVRYIHDVTSLLQIRDLATGNLITQLPLDLGTVYNVSANRKYPELFFSFSSFLTPGVIYMCDMSKPIIEPVVRSYFEKNLKDFDASSYMTEQVFFSSKDGTKVPMFIVRKKDLKKDGSSPCLLYGYGGFNVSLTPCFSVMRLVFMQHFDGVFVYANIRGGGEYGESWHNAGRLLNKQNGLDDFQAAAEYLISEGYTSSPRLTIQGGSNGGLLVAACINQRPELFGAAIAEVGVLDLLRFHKFTIGHAWVSDYGSPDDPDHFPNLLAISPLHNVKLPLEEDVPRQYPATLLLTADHDDRVVPLHSLKFIAQLQHTLRNHPDQTNPLLIKVETKAGHGGGKPTTKWIEEHTDVLSFIGRSLNIQCVF; encoded by the exons ATGGCCTTCAACTACCCGGTTGCCAGGAGGGACGAGAGCGTCGTGGACGATTTCCACGGCACCAAGGTCACGGATCCCTACCGTTGGCTCGAGGATCCCGAATCGGCCGAGTGCAAGGAGTTCGTAGAAAAGCAGAACGCCATTACCCAGCCGTACCTGGAAAACTTCAATTACAGGGAGGAAATCAAGAGCCGCCTCACGCAGCTCACGAACTTTCCAAGATACTCGTGTCCCTCGCGCCATGGCGACCGCTACTACTTCTACAATAACTCCGGCCTCCAGAATCAGAA cgtgCTGTACGTGCAGGATGATTTACACGGCGAGGCCTCCGTGTTTTTCGACCCGAACGAGCTGTCCGAAGATGGCACAGTGGCGCTGACTGACACTGAGTTTTCCGAGGACGGCAAAACCATGAGTTACTGCCTGAGCAAAAGCGGCTCAGACTGGAACACCATCCACTTTAGAGACGCCGAAACAG GGCGTGATTATCCGGAGGTGCTGGAAAATGTCAAGTTTTCCCCGATGCTGTGGTCGCATGACAACAAAGGAATATTCTATGCA atatATCCGGAACAGCAGGGAAAAGCAGACGGCTCCGAGACAGATTCAACGTTGTACCAAAAGCTGTACTACCACAGGCTCAACACCCCACAGTCGGAGGACGTTTTGGTCGCCGAGTTCCCCGACGAGCCGCGTTTCAGAAT agGTGCTTGTGTGAGCGACTGCGGCAATTACCTGATCATCTTGCCAGCGAAGGAATGCAAGGATAATTTGGTGTACTTTGCCGAGATCGGCTCTCTACCTGATGGACCTCAAGGATTGCTGCCTCTCACCCAAATCGTGCACAAATTGGACTCTGACTATAAG tACGTGACAAACGTGGGGTCCAAGTGCATCTTCCGGACAAACAAGGACGCACCCAACTACCGTTTGGTTACCATCGACCTGGAAAATCCGAACATGGACCAGTGGAGGACCCTGGTGGCTGAGCACCCGAAGGACGTGCTCGACTGGGCCGTCCTCTCGAACAAAGACAAACTCGTCGTTCGCTACATCCACGACGTCACG AGCTTGCTGCAAATCCGAGATTTAGCCACGGGAAATCTGATCACGCAGCTGCCCCTGGACCTCGGCACAGTGTACAACGTGTCTGCAAATAGGAAGTACCCAGAGTTATTTTTCAGCTTCTCCTCGTTCCTCACGCCGGGAGTGATTTACATGTGTGACATGTCAAAGCCTATCATTGAGCCTGTGGTAAGGAGTTATTTCgagaaaaat CTGAAGGACTTCGACGCCTCGTCCTACATGACGGAGCAGGTGTTCTTCTCGAGCAAGGACGGTACCAAGGTGCCCATGTTCATCGTGCGCAAGAAGGACTTGAAGAAGGACGGCAGCAGTCCATGCCTGCTGTATGGATACGGCGGCTTCAACGTCAGCCTTACGCCCTGCTTCAGCGTCATGAGACTGGTCTTCATGCAGCATTTCGACGGAGTCTTCGTCTATGCCAACATCAGGGGCGGAGG AGAGTACGGTGAGTCGTGGCACAACGCTGGCCGACTGTTGAACAAGCAGAACGGTCTGGACGACTTCCAGGCCGCGGCCGAGTACCTGATCTCGGAGGGCTACACGAGCAGCCCCCGTCTGACGATCCAGGGTGGCTCGAACGGCGGCCTGCTGGTGGCGGCGTGCATCAACCAGCGGCCGGAGCTCTTCGGCGCCGCCATCGCGGAGGTCGGCGTCCTCGACTTGCTGCGCTTCCACAAGTTCACAATCGGCCACGCCTGGGTGTCCGACTACGGCAGCCCTGACGACCCTGATCACTTCCCCAACCTGCTGGCCATCTCGCCGCTGCACAACGTCAAGTTGCCGTTGGAAGAAGACGTACCGAGGCAGTATCCGGCCACGCTGCTACTCACCGCCGACCACGACGACCGCGTCGTGCCCCTCCACTCTCTCAAGTTCATCGCCCAGCTGCAGCACACCCTGCGCAACCACCCTGACCAG
- the LOC135937983 gene encoding uncharacterized protein LOC135937983: MLWMTELNKIGGKPRYRLLKAEVGASSYMFDYPPTVTRAIPTTTAISQTTKLTPVTVAERSNLSFPTTTQSSTPVEEHRLLNIILIFSNVFSVVLLSIVIIWLVLKLKRKNSLSQNTNEAQQMSVLPDEPAAYDDVGPEEVQYEEVKNDQAAARPPSPGLYEPPIRLSPRSARRVKAMPERPRTFEKFGEAPRAPLQFEYDYVRTAQPEPLYDEVKPEPSATTPFEDTTSESTQYLQLLN; encoded by the exons ATGTTATGGATGACTGAGCTTAATAAAATAGGGGGTAAACCAAGGTACAGGCTTCTAAAGGCTGAAGTCGGCGCCAGCTCTTACATGTTTGATTATCCACCCACAG TTACGCGAGCCATTCCAACCACCACTGCCATTTCCCAAACTACCAAACTAACGCCTGTCACCGTTGCAGAACGATCCAACTTGTCTTTTCCGACCACAACACAATCTTCGACGCCTGTTGAAGAACATCGGCTGTTGAATATCATTCTGATCTTCTCCAACGTGTTCAGCGTCGTCTTGTTGAGCATTGTCATTATTTGGCTCGTCTTGAaactgaagagaaaaaattccctTTCGCAAAACACGAACGAGGCCCAACAAATGTCCGTTTTACCCGACGAGCCGGCCGCGTACGATGACGTCGGCCCCGAGGAAGTGCAGTACGAGGAAGTAAAAAACGACCAGGCTGCCGCACGGCCCCCTTCTCCTGGTCTCTACGAGCCACCGATTCGTCTCAGCCCGCGATCGGCGAGAAGAGTGAAAGCGATGCCTGAGAGGCCGAGGactttcgagaaatttggagAGGCCCCTCGTGCTCCACTCCAGTTCGAGTACGACTACGTCCGCACTGCTCAACCGGAACCTCTGTACGATGAAGTTAAACCGGAACCTTCCGCCACGACACCATTTGAGGACACTACTTCCGAGTCGACGCAATACCTACAACTCCTTAATTGA